Part of the Trichoplusia ni isolate ovarian cell line Hi5 chromosome 16, tn1, whole genome shotgun sequence genome, TGTATGCAGCGACATTTGTGATGACGCAAACCTAAATCGTCAGTTACACAGTTGCATACGAATTTGCTTGTTTGTCGAGGATATTATTTGTCAGTGCATTCCATACATTAATATGAACGGGATTGTTTAGGTTGTATGTTTTAGTCTGTATTGTTTGAAAGGAAACAAGTGAATAATGTTATATGAAGCTTAGAGatgtatgtaattatgtatgtatgtttagttgcagcttacttatttttttaaatgaatatgcTGTTGTCTTTCTGCCAATTCTCAGATGAAATGGTATATTCTGATAGTAGGATATAGTATTATCACTTGTGTAACATGTAATTTTTTCGAATCCTTGAATCAGATATTTCCTATCTGAGAACAATGAGAAGAAATGTGGAATCGAAGTTAGGGGTTACTGTCTCTTTTCAAGTCTGGTCAATAATTGTTGAAATTTGATTAGAAGTGTATGTATATGCAAAGTATTTCCTTGACTTTGCATTGcatatatgtacatacctaGCCTGTGTTAGCTAGTGATGTGCAAACTGTGCAAGATCCTTAAAAATGGTTAAGTTAACGTTTTCAGAAGCGATGAGCACCAGTTTCAGCAGCGGCACTATCTAAAGACAGGCAAAAACTTTCTCATAGCGCCAGATCGAGACGATTGCTGTTTATatctaacttaaaaaaaaaaacatttttatcaaacgAAATCATCATGATAAGTGTTGTAATTGTGAATGGAAAAATCTTGTTTCGTGCAATACATAGAAATAACATGTTACCATTTAGCCACAAATCACCGAATTCCTCTCTGCACAGTTTAATAGTTTGGTAGTGTGTTGTATTGTTCTTTTTAAAGGTCGTTATTCCTTATTTAGGTTAACTGAACCACGTACACTAGCAGGTCAATGGGTCTTGACGAACAATACGTTATGCGGTGCATTTCTCCATTCGATTTGTAATGCAATGcatggtaatctttattgtttacCGGTAAACCCATTTCACGTCAGACGGCGATGTATCTACATACCAAATTAACCTCATATTTCGTATAATCGAGCAATTTACCTTGAGCTGTGGTCTGAATATTGGTTCATATtcgaaatgttttgattattctTCTTCGTAGATTATGAATactgttcgtgtattattttttacaacttaCAAGAAGACAAATGTTTGGTTCCAATAAATAATCAGTCAAGTAAGCGCTTATAAATACGAATGGAGGAAGGGACTCCatacttatatactttttataattcatcatcatcatcctagtcttttcccaactatattggaattgacttccagtctaaccggatactAATACTTTTCGTTTCGGCCTAGTATTTTTCAACGAGCATTATCACCTATTACCTTAATTAAactaatgtttatgtttacagACACTGGCCATACAGAAAGCTATAAATGCTATCGAGACTCCGGTGAAAGAGAAACATGTCCGCAGCACACTCATCGGTACCTTCCAAGAGCAGAGCGCCATCACGTTTTGGGTAAGTACTGAATAAACAGTCATAGCAATAGGTGAAATAAGTTTTCCCTTAAATTCTACGCGGTTTTTGTTGTATAATGACAAAGTTGTCAgtaatttgtgttttgtttttttttcccaaaaaacaaagctttatcCCTATGAGTCAAGAACGAGCATCACACGTCAGAAGACGTCGATTGAATATAATGAGTAAAAACTGTAAATGTGTAACGGCTGGCCAAAAGCCTCTTATATAGAAAGATTGAGCATCAATCACGACGCATATCTACAAAATCCTTCTAATATGATAAAcacgaaattttgtatgtatgactgcacggataaccgagaggttgaggtcaccacaccaaacccaccgtgcgcaacgtgtcgcgggttcgatccccgcgtaggacaagcatttgtgtgacccacgaatgcttgttctgagtctgggtgtcttgtcatgtgatttgtatgttgaTAAAACCGCGGGGGGCACAAAGAAAacattccttactgcgggagttgttacaaaaaaaaaacctctttcacCCAAAAACGTTCATAAAACCCCgctaataaaataagataaacaaGGGATAGTTCCCTATTTATCCTTAGGTATCCcatttttatgttcccgtgggatcattttcgatttgtggCGGATGAGCCCGCAGGCATCAGCTAGtactaaatatatttcgtatctaCCCAGATGGTGGCCGTCCGTCTTCCACTTCAGGAGAACCGCATCGTGGCATGGAAGTTCTGTCACGTGACACACAAGCTGCTGCGCGAGGGGCACCCCGCCTGCCTCGACGACTCGCAGCGGCACATCGGCATGATCGAGAACTTGGGCAAGCTATGGGTAAGAACTTTCTAGAGGCAAAGAAGTTCCAGCTGGAGATATCCTGTGAAGCCTTACTACATTTTTTTGACTGATGCTATCCTTTTTAatctaattattatataaaaaacaagtgCTTTTCTATTTGCTTTTGCGAAACAACAGCTGGTTTGTAAATGTGATACTTACACACATtgtaaatcttaattaaacctattttagTAGGAAACTAGATATATcctcatttaaattcaaatctgGTTGATTACCACAAATGCAAGCTTATACTTACCTAGCATATTCGGTCCTTATTTCTTAATTCCACACAGTACCGATTAGTCTAAGTAgggtcaaaaaatataatcaaacaaTATTCCATCATCAGGTACACTTACGGGAAGGCTACGGCAAGTTGGTCCACCTGTACTGCAACCTCCTTGTGTGCAAGTTGAAGTTCCATGCGCGCAACCCTCGCTTCCCCGGCAACATGCAGCTCACGGCCGAAGAACTTGATGCCATCGCGGAAAATGATGTCAATAACTAGTAAGTTTGAGAATGAAATACCTTACATATTATGGAACCTTGTCAAATTATGGAcagaaaaaacctttttgtacaTGAAGGCTAAACTTCGGACAGGATTAAATTGAACGAAGGGGAACGATTGCAGTAAGAGCGAATGTAGTCTATTGTTCTGCAGTGGGATAGTTCAGGCTCAGTCGAATAATgacatggaaaaaaataattttaaatagggtgttatttcataaaatcttttgttacaGTTTCCAGCTATGCGTGGAATTATTTGACTACATGGAAGAAATCCTCAACTTACAAGCATCAGGTAAGACTTTATCCTATCTTTTGAGTTTTGACTGGccgttggtctagtggttattagccctgactgctataccggaggtcgtgagttcaaTTCCCATCATAgacaaatgtttgagtgatAAGTACGATCATTTGGGTCTGggtataatttacatttactcatacgctttgcttagtttgaaactagatggggttgtgtgaaagttgtggaatattatcaaaaatatatgtattaatatgTACTAGTCCATCTCCAAATTTTTCAAAGACGTTTTCCAAGTTTTGATAATATGCCTTTACTTTACTCATATATCAGCGCTTAAAACATCCACCCTGTAGAACCCATAGTAAATATGTAATTCCTGTGTTCCCACTTGCAGTGTTCGACAGCCTGGGCAACGCGCGCGCCAACTCGATGACGGCGAGCGGGCAGTGCCGGCTGGCGGCGCTCATCCCGTGCGCGCAGGACGCCTCGCAGATCTACGACTGTAACGTGCGCCTGCTGTTCCGGCTGCACGCCTCGCTGCCCGCGGACACGCTGGCCGGACATCGCGAGAGGTACACAacgtagccgagtggttcaggccaccaagccaaacccaatgagtgcgacgtgtcgcgggtttgatccccgcgtaggacaagcgtttgtgtaatccacgaatgcttgtcctgagtctttttgtctgtttgtgaaaacccccgtgatacaaggtttaaattccATAGTGCCTGTGCCTCAGTtcctgtttttatttcaagtaggacgttttccaggcattttcaaaacgttacaatgatgactctaaGTGCACAGTTCCAAAGTGCcattcttatggagaaaaaccggcaagaaactccatattCCACTTGTTAGTGATAAAATATCATAACTCATAATGgtaaagatttataaaaaaaaaatctaaagactCCCACACTTACTAATTACGTTCAGACTAATGCTAGTCCAACGCAGCCATCGAACCCGCTACGTCccgcactgtgggtttggcgtgttgTTGAATGGCaggcaaaacaaaaatatgtgtcaTGCAACATGTTGCAGATGACAATAGGATACTTTGTTAAAGAGCTCTCTTGAGTCTCTTGTAACTCAATCTTCAGCTACGCAACAAGTTGCAGTACAAGCGATAATACACGCTCTGTAGCAAGACATATTGTTGATGTTTGTGCGTCATCGATGTCCGTTTATTTACCTGTACATTGTTTACAGATTCCGACAACAGTTTAAAAAGCTGAGCTCGTTCTACAAACACGCGAGCAGTCTCCAGTACTACAGGAACCTGTTGACGCTGCCGGTGCTGCCTTCCAACCCACCCAACTTCTTGCAACAGGttcgttataattaatttaaactttactttactttctaccctaacattgtatgtattaagaatcactgctgtaattacatggtgtacaatatagaatattctattctattctacatGTAAATATTGcaacagttgaaataaaaaaacaatagatagTTTATTTTGAGTGTTACTATGCAAGGAAATTACTTTCGCTATTTGAAAATCAGTGCAACTATTTTTCGAATTCATTATACATATATGCTCTTAGCtgtagtttattataatatacgaATACTACCGAATATGTACacaatttcataagaatcggtcgagccatttcggaggagttcaattttatactttttttaccAGGCGAATAAAACGCAGTAAACAGATCCCATTTCCATATAtttgtcattaatataattttctttatttctacgTGTAGAGCGATTTCGGCACTTACGTAACTCCAGTGGTATCCATACCGGAGCAGCCGCCTGACGAAGTTGACTCCGTCGCATCTCTCATCGACACTTCGGATACTATCAGCCAGGTAATATTCGACTTTATTAGAATatgtataaaattcaaaattgttgTTGCAAATTCAGGCATCTGTTCAAATGTACTTTGTCCGTTGTCGGTCTGTATAGtctgatttttaattcgagtcagTAAAATGACAGGGGCAACTGTCACTTtcacaaaaaagggtgacccactacaatagtgatgttccACAATCGACCGACTTAGAAGTTTAgtcatgatttattttattaggtatcagagcgttatttttattgtaaatatttaaagcataacgtattaaataatacaattttagaaatatgaaCCTTCCCGGCATATTAAAACTTCTCACTACAACATTATTACTAAAGATGGGGGATTCAGAGGAATCAATAATGGAAAGTAAGAATAATACAAgtaattttataggtttttattcataacaGTTGCGATTCCGAATCCGATTCTGAATCAGTATATTCAGAATCGGAATCGGAATcagttacatttattataaatgaatcCACACATTCGTCTATGATGTGGTCGAGTTGGCACATTTTGTCTTCGACTTTTATTGTATGGTTGATGCACTGTCGCCAATTTTCAGGTGTCACTTCTTTAACACCTTCTTCAAACAACTTTTTTacgtcttttattttaaaagttttattgttccTGGCGACATACCCCTTTGTTTGAGCCCAAACTAACTCTATTGGGTTGAGCTCACAGTGATAAGGGGGCAGCCGCAGGATTGTGACACCATATTCAGCGGCCAACTCTTCCACAGCATAGCGTTCGTAATTCGATTTGTGGGATTTTACAATCTCTATTAATTCAGCTTTTATCATCCTCGATTTAAAAATCTCGATTTTctacatcactatttatttgagaccctatttttttaaaactgtgcaacactggaaatgtcattttactgactcgaattaaaaatcagaCTATaagtactattttaaataaataaaagatcttTTGGACTCATTTGGCTACCATAGAATTTATGTAATCTGATACAAAAAGAATAATTGATATCACTAACGCGTAGCGACGAAAGGAAATCAGAGTCGATACCAAAATAAGTCATTTCAGCCTAAAATGAAAACTACCAGCCTCATAGCGACTTAAACAGTCATGGGACAAATCAAAGGTCCATTATACATTAAAACTGcgcaaatatataaaaataatagatagcATTTTATAAATCCACCCACAATTATAGGCACCATCTGACCATATGGAGGAGCTGGAGGCCCGACCCACGCCCTCCCCGCAGCCAGATCCCGTTGTGGAGCGAGACCGGCTTATTGACCACCTACAGAACGAACTTAGAAGAATGAGGTaagcgtcagctcatgattaaggactccggttgggtccgaaactagtggggcactcccgataaatacgcgtgagtaaaccgttgacCGTCATTTATATTCTAGTAATGTTCCATgggtatataattaaaaaaaaaatgtttttaccaGTTGTTGCCCGTGGGCCTgctcgctacaaatcgaaattgATCCTATAGGAACAttaaaatctggataaaaacttaatcctggttataaactatctgtgtaccaagttccTACAAATACATCGATATAAATATACTTTCACGttagtaatattaataggattatTAGTACGGCAAAAACCACTTTCACTcctaaagataataaaattcaacttaaaaagtaaaacatataAGACGTCACTCAATCACGGTCTCATCTCGCAGTATGCCAAGCATTCAGACAAGATCACCTTCCGCTCATCCGCAAACACATCACGATTCAAAGAACACGATTCGAAGTATTATAGTGTTTGTTTACTAACGAAAGACAATAAACAAAGTCTTGAAAATGTTTGGCGAACATTACAAAATCGGTGTTAAGAAAGATTTCCAGTGACAACTTAGTGCATATTACTGCAAAATATTTCTTCGATCTTAGCCAGTTAGTATCAAcgtttatacattaaaaaaatataaattaaaaaattcttactcaaataaaaatccGGCCTTCCAGGCAGGCCAGCCTTCTGGCGTTTGGCTTCTAGAGACTTTAGTTGAATGAAGGATTGCTAAACAAATAgcatatttatgaatttattatttagaataacACTATATCAATACGGAGCAGGTTTTACATCAAACGAAACCAATGGTTTTAATGGTAAATTAGTGCAATCTGTATAATTATGAATCTATAAGCCCAATTCGCAAATATCCTTGCGgcgtaaaaacaactttaaaacaatCACGAAAGGTCGAATTTTCAAATTGATACCATTGCTTTTCcaacaaattttaaagttatttattattgaacagGGCAGAAGTATCGCAGCTAGTTCAAGAACGGAATAATGTTTTAGGATCCATGAGAGAACATAGCTCACGGCTGGAATCGCAACTTCAGAACGCCAGGgtaaatatttatcacttaCAAAACAAGtaacttttatcttttttttacgGAGTCGGTTACCTCAAAAAATTGTACCAAAAAAATGTAGTAATGCATAAAGATTGTAatgaattctattttattcatgtttaaaaGATCTAGACTTAGAGTATCGTTAACCTGAGCTTAATGTGACTGTTTACCAGAGTAATATATCTAACCCAGTAATATTTCGGCCTGTCTCAATGACGTcactaaataatttacttttttatttgcagcTAGAATTAGAAGAGGAGAAATCGAAAGCGGAAATGTTAATGATACAAACGCCTGAAATTAAACGTAAGTTAAACGATGTTAGTCACTAAACGcgataattattatgtatatgatAACCACTCGTATAATTCAACTCTCTGTTAAGGCCTCGCTGGCTTGTAGTTAAAACGTGGTAAAACAAAGCTTGGTCGCAATTGAATAGCTGTATCTAAGCATGCAAAAATTTACAAGAGCGTCTTAAAAGttcttaaatgaaaatacaagcTTATCATACAAAATCATAATCAGGTCATACTTGAACAGGGAAACAAAGTACGATGAGGTGATAGCCAAATAGACAGTTTGATGAACGCTGACTCGTTTGAACACTTTGTACAAGTGACAAAACGACATAAATTGCTCTTGTTTCAGAAAAACTCAACGAAACGGAAGAGAAAGCGAAATTAACAGACGAAAAATTCCAGAAGCTAAAAGGAGCATATACTCAACTGAGAGAAGAACACATCACGCTAATTAGACAGGTTTGTATTGTTATAATGAACTTGACATTTGTGAAACCGACAAATCTTTTAATACACTTGAACCATCTCAAAAAGAAGTTGGACATTGTTCGTAGAGAATCTCAATAAATCTGTTACGATTCCGCTACACACAAACCAAATCAAGCAATCTTGCTTACTATTAAAGTAAGTTATATCTGTTTTAGAAAGCAGAAGTGGATAAATTGTCAGCAAACCTGAGAGCGGCCGCCGCGCAACACGAAAGCGCTAAAGTAGCGCTACAGCAACAACTAAACGATAGGATGAAGTAagttgtagatattttttatttattttttaatattaaataatataccaaAATACAGTGTCTTTAacttatgaaattttatatgtaaataatatatgtaagatCGCCCAAGCGTAACTATAGTCCTTCCGCAGTAAAGGGTAAGGGTTTGAATCCTTGAGTCTCgagggtttacaaacatacaagtttCATGTGCAAAGACACCCTTTTATAAAGGAGTCCTGACATAAATTGTTGTCCGCACAACTGAACTAACAACAACACTACAAACGACGTCTGTGTTAACATTTTACAGAGATGTCGAACTGCTTCAACAAAGCGCTTCAGCAAGCGAAGAGGTTGAAGCTTACAAATCACAGGTGACAAGTCTACGCGCCGACCTCGAACAATCCAGACAAAAAGAACTCGAACTAGAAACACTCAGAGCTTCCATGGAGGCCTTAGAAATAGAACACAAAACAGCAACAAAAGAACAGGAAGAAAAACTAACGACAATAACCAACGAACTGAAAGAAACCACAGAAACATTAGACAGAATCAAACAAGAGAAGGAAGAAAGAGAAGTAGAGCTGACAAGAGTTAAAGAGGAGTTGGTAGGGCTTCGAGAGAAGAGTGGGGATGAGTACAAAAAGGTAGTAGAAGAACGTGAGGCAGCTTTAAAACAGGTAGCCGAGTTGCAACAACAACATGCTCAAGAAAAAGAGGTCAGTACTGTATATTTTGTAGATAGTTTTATATTCATAGGGTATGTGTAAAGCTTGCTAGCATGACTTACTGCATGTTTAAAgtataacttatatttaatcCTTGCTTTAGCCTAATACTAACTAACCTTAGTATAGTGATACAGTAGACCCAGGCCTTGTTTTCCTGTAGGTATATTTCACATTCTAACAAATATAATGTAGATACACTAAGTAACGGTTAATACAGATTTGTGTaactatttcaataacatttgtGTTTAATAGGAAgtaacaaaactaaacaatttcgTAAGTGAATTACAATCAGAAATTGATGGGTTACAACATAAGCTTACGATTACCGAAACTGACTATACAGCTCAGAACCAGAAAATGAGAGACGAATTAGTCACTAAAAACCAAGAGCTTGATGATCAACTTAAATCTAAAGAAACTGAAATTAAAGAGGCTTTAGATAAACTAGAAGAACTACAAATCCAGTTACAAAATTCTAACACTGATCAcgaaaccaaaataaatgataatgagACTGAGATTTCTAATCTACAAGCAAAGATTGAAGAACTAATAGCAAGCAAAGATACTAATGAAGCTCTGATAGCAGAGCTAACGGATgagaaaaataacttaaacgtACAACTGACAGAAGTCTTagcagaaaaacaaaagatagaaGACAATTTAACTGAAAAGTTGACAGAAATATTAAACCTggaaaataacttaaaagatCTAGAAACTTCTAAAGACCAAGAGCTCCTGcaattaaaagaagaattaCAGAAAGcaattgatgaaaaaaataatgaattaaccAATTTGAATAAGATCGTAGAAGAAAGATCTGAATTTGGTGATAAACAGAAGTTCGAAAGCGAAACATTGTCCAAAAATGTAATAGAACTTCAGGCTATCATTGATgaaagaaacaaacaattacaaGAACAAAAGCTCTCTTACGAAGACCGCCTGAAAGACAGTAACTGTGAGCTGACAATTCTAAAAGATAAACTACAAATTCTCACGGAATCTAAAGACGAAATcatcgaaaatttaaaaagcatgATATCTGAAAAAGATAGACAAGTTATTACATTAAATGTTGAAGTTACTCAACTGGCTGACGAGAATACAAGGCTTAAGGATGAGTTATCCGAAACGCAAGCGCAGTTGGAAATAGGTAGCGATGAACTGTTCACCATGAAGGATGAACACGAAACATTCGTCGACAGAAACGAAAGGAATATAGCTATGAAAAACAAAGAATTAAGAGAGCTACATGACAAAATCAATGAACTTACTAAACTCAAAGAAGAATTGCAGCAAGACAATGAAAAACTTATTAACGAACTAAATTCAGAAAAAGAGGTTTGTGTTATAATTAATCTTGTTGTATTGTGTCGTCCCACGATTTCTTTACTTTAATCCTTTGTCTTTAAATAGGTATTACAAAGTAAACACTTGCAAGTAAAAGAAGCACTCGATAATTTAACTAAGATCTATGATCAGTTGAAATCAGAGAAGGAATCTTTGACCACTCAACTGACCAATGATATCAACGAATTGAAATTACAATTTGAgcaatataaaaacgaaaaggAAAGTGAGATTGCTGAATTAAGtgcatcaaaacaaaatcaagaaACTACTATGAACGAACGTATTATTCAAAAGGATGAGGCTATTAGCGAGGCTGAGACAGTTATACAGAAGTTGAAGGATGAATTAGAGGAGTTTAAACAACTGAAATCGAAAGAGAAAGAAGATATCGATGCCCATATATCTGAGAGAGAACGAGAGAAACAGGTTAGGAACACAGTGGCGTTGAGTGAAGTGTGTCGTCTTACACCACGTTCGAGGAACACGTTCAGTTTGGTGGCGGccatcttgtgtgacgtcactactATGGATAGCGTTGTTACCACTAACTGTGTCTACAAGGCTTTGGGGTCCTCATTTGGTTATGGTCTTGTGTCATTTCTAGTAGttatgatttctttatttttcgtttttctttttcaatttaaattctttatttttatttttttattttctacacgTTTTACATGTAGATAGAGCTCACTGTTTGACTTAGTTGTACTTTCTCGAGTTGAGCTTGCATGTAAATATATCTAAACcgcatgtttttcttttctctacGTCTACGCCTGCATCGCTGTGCATGGATTACTTTCGGACTGCGCTCTTCGACTCGCTTGGAACCTTGGGACTTGCGTACCTTCTTCTATGGTGGTATAGTTATTGGAGACTAGGCTAGAACACACGGAGAGTAAGAGATTGAATGCGGAGTGTGAATTACAGGATTTGTTGCAACACAATACTGTGCTCGAGGCTGATTTAGCGACTGTCAAGATACAGTTGGAAGAGGCGCAGAAGGCCTTGCAGAAGCGTTAGTATACTTTCACTGTAATACTGTTTAGTTAGCTTATTATGTACATTGTACAATGCACTTTACCAATTTGACAAAAATTACCATAGATGCTTGTAATGAGTACTAAGTTAAAGGTCCCCTAAAAGTACCTAcatgacaaatacaattttttcaacTGAGTTGCGTTACAAAATATTGCTATAAATCTGAAAAATATCTTCGATcaacaatttacttttaaaaacttctttctagatttaatatattttaaacaaattaagacTTTGTCTTAATCAAAAAAGGTATGATTCCATTACTTAGTCGATACTCACACTATCCCTCTCGGCATACAGAAACAGCTCGCCTGGTGACTGTAGCCGGCGAGGCGGCATACGAGGTCGCGAACGGTGCGCTCGCGTCCATCGAACACGTCAACTCGCACGACACAGTCAGCGCTACTGCTGATCTAGCTGCTAAAGCGCTGGAGGAACTGGCCAGGCTTAGTGATGTAAGTACTTAGGTTCTAGATATATGGACTGCATCTGAATTGTATTTCAAATGCAGTCGTAATGCAGTGAActcgactgcaatagaactgcgaACCAAACGCGCCTTCCGATTACACGATTCAATTGTAGTCGGCGTGCAATCCGAGATCAAGTGCAGTTCTATTGCGTAATTCTACTGCATGCAACCAAAAAGCGTTTTTGTTGTATGTATTACAATTGTGTCAGAGGTTACGTAAAGAATGCAgttaaaggcaaaaaaaaaatataattgaaagtAAATCATAATCTTATCTTCGGTAGCTCAGCAATTAAAAGTTCGTTTCCTGTCTTGTCGCCTATGGCACATTATGACCCCACTTTATTTacgattgtttttaaaaaaaaatcaattcaaaattgGAAACCATTTCatcaaataataactttttgatCAATGTGTATATGATAATAGCCTATATTCTGTATTTAACCTACAGGTGTCTGGCAACGAGGAGTCGGTAGCTCGGTCAGTGATATTCGCCGCGCACAACACCGCGCAGCTTTCGGCGTACGTTTCCGACGTGGCCAATGTATCTACAGATATAACCCTTTCGGAGAGTAAGTCATTCATGTCATTGTGTAGGAatgcataataaaattatatgccaTAATTTTTGAGAATCGTAGTAACTAAAAGATAGTCTTCCTTCTTATATACCTGTTTTCTCATTAAGTGAAAATTATAACGACCTCAAAAAACTATCATGACGATGTCTAGAAGTAAGAGCCTTAGACTATAGAAAGCCCCTTCATTTAAACTGTATATTAGCTAGATCTCTTTTTGCATTTGCCCCTGCACCAAGAAGAAAACGTTGTGGTAA contains:
- the LOC113501983 gene encoding huntington interacting protein related 1 isoform X1 encodes the protein MASLSLPRVLQLKKNSLDAEREQFEKFQTLAIQKAINAIETPVKEKHVRSTLIGTFQEQSAITFWMVAVRLPLQENRIVAWKFCHVTHKLLREGHPACLDDSQRHIGMIENLGKLWVHLREGYGKLVHLYCNLLVCKLKFHARNPRFPGNMQLTAEELDAIAENDVNNYFQLCVELFDYMEEILNLQASVFDSLGNARANSMTASGQCRLAALIPCAQDASQIYDCNVRLLFRLHASLPADTLAGHRERFRQQFKKLSSFYKHASSLQYYRNLLTLPVLPSNPPNFLQQSDFGTYVTPVVSIPEQPPDEVDSVASLIDTSDTISQAPSDHMEELEARPTPSPQPDPVVERDRLIDHLQNELRRMRAEVSQLVQERNNVLGSMREHSSRLESQLQNARLELEEEKSKAEMLMIQTPEIKQKLNETEEKAKLTDEKFQKLKGAYTQLREEHITLIRQKAEVDKLSANLRAAAAQHESAKVALQQQLNDRMKDVELLQQSASASEEVEAYKSQVTSLRADLEQSRQKELELETLRASMEALEIEHKTATKEQEEKLTTITNELKETTETLDRIKQEKEEREVELTRVKEELVGLREKSGDEYKKVVEEREAALKQVAELQQQHAQEKEEVTKLNNFVSELQSEIDGLQHKLTITETDYTAQNQKMRDELVTKNQELDDQLKSKETEIKEALDKLEELQIQLQNSNTDHETKINDNETEISNLQAKIEELIASKDTNEALIAELTDEKNNLNVQLTEVLAEKQKIEDNLTEKLTEILNLENNLKDLETSKDQELLQLKEELQKAIDEKNNELTNLNKIVEERSEFGDKQKFESETLSKNVIELQAIIDERNKQLQEQKLSYEDRLKDSNCELTILKDKLQILTESKDEIIENLKSMISEKDRQVITLNVEVTQLADENTRLKDELSETQAQLEIGSDELFTMKDEHETFVDRNERNIAMKNKELRELHDKINELTKLKEELQQDNEKLINELNSEKEVLQSKHLQVKEALDNLTKIYDQLKSEKESLTTQLTNDINELKLQFEQYKNEKESEIAELSASKQNQETTMNERIIQKDEAISEAETVIQKLKDELEEFKQLKSKEKEDIDAHISEREREKQLLETRLEHTESKRLNAECELQDLLQHNTVLEADLATVKIQLEEAQKALQKQTARLVTVAGEAAYEVANGALASIEHVNSHDTVSATADLAAKALEELARLSDVSGNEESVARSVIFAAHNTAQLSAYVSDVANVSTDITLSEKLNNECRSMLTATKDCLESVKSGAVVGSHCSEVRSRIRSLMTAAVAAERLNSGSTSVDDELADMDRAIEEAASQIEGMLAATRAGDSGVKLEVNGKILDACTTLMGAVKILVQDARKLQNELGDPKTRQKMYRKNPQWSEGLISASKAVVFAAKLLVTSADEAVGSEGASGAVEGVSAAAHEVAGSAAQLVAASHARAPPASPALARLTAARRAVAAATAALVAAVKAGSTLVLEQEALDTSSLSLTATRRLEMESKVRSLKLETALDAERARLAALRKRHYQLAQLEENGNMENGKD
- the LOC113501983 gene encoding huntingtin-interacting protein 1 isoform X4 codes for the protein MASLSLPRVLQLKKNSLDAEREQFEKFQTLAIQKAINAIETPVKEKHVRSTLIGTFQEQSAITFWMVAVRLPLQENRIVAWKFCHVTHKLLREGHPACLDDSQRHIGMIENLGKLWVHLREGYGKLVHLYCNLLVCKLKFHARNPRFPGNMQLTAEELDAIAENDVNNYFQLCVELFDYMEEILNLQASVFDSLGNARANSMTASGQCRLAALIPCAQDASQIYDCNVRLLFRLHASLPADTLAGHRERFRQQFKKLSSFYKHASSLQYYRNLLTLPVLPSNPPNFLQQSDFGTYVTPVVSIPEQPPDEVDSVASLIDTSDTISQAPSDHMEELEARPTPSPQPDPVVERDRLIDHLQNELRRMRAEVSQLVQERNNVLGSMREHSSRLESQLQNARLELEEEKSKAEMLMIQTPEIKQKLNETEEKAKLTDEKFQKLKGAYTQLREEHITLIRQKAEVDKLSANLRAAAAQHESAKVALQQQLNDRMKDVELLQQSASASEEVEAYKSQVTSLRADLEQSRQKELELETLRASMEALEIEHKTATKEQEEKLTTITNELKETTETLDRIKQEKEEREVELTRVKEELVGLREKSGDEYKKVVEEREAALKQVAELQQQHAQEKELLETRLEHTESKRLNAECELQDLLQHNTVLEADLATVKIQLEEAQKALQKQTARLVTVAGEAAYEVANGALASIEHVNSHDTVSATADLAAKALEELARLSDVSGNEESVARSVIFAAHNTAQLSAYVSDVANVSTDITLSEKLNNECRSMLTATKDCLESVKSGAVVGSHCSEVRSRIRSLMTAAVAAERLNSGSTSVDDELADMDRAIEEAASQIEGMLAATRAGDSGVKLEVNGKILDACTTLMGAVKILVQDARKLQNELGDPKTRQKMYRKNPQWSEGLISASKAVVFAAKLLVTSADEAVGSEGASGAVEGVSAAAHEVAGSAAQLVAASHARAPPASPALARLTAARRAVAAATAALVAAVKAGSTLVLEQEALDTSSLSLTATRRLEMESKVRSLKLETALDAERARLAALRKRHYQLAQLEENGNMENGKD